One Anaerolineae bacterium DNA window includes the following coding sequences:
- a CDS encoding DUF2723 domain-containing protein has product MLNGDKKRSDSLVLFILGLGFYGFTLAPTVLWGDEGYWQLQAVICNLQASAGGHPLWVLIAHLFSKIPIGDIAGRVNFVSALFGAVALSL; this is encoded by the coding sequence ATGTTGAATGGTGATAAAAAAAGAAGCGATAGTCTGGTTTTATTCATCCTCGGATTAGGGTTTTATGGGTTTACTTTAGCACCGACAGTGCTGTGGGGTGATGAGGGTTACTGGCAACTACAGGCGGTCATCTGTAACCTGCAAGCCAGTGCAGGGGGGCATCCCCTTTGGGTATTGATTGCTCATCTATTTTCTAAGATACCCATTGGTGATATAGCTGGAAGGGTCAATTTTGTTTCTGCACTTTTTGGCGCAGTGGCGCTTTCTCT
- a CDS encoding glycosyl hydrolase — translation MPKRPLPLWSGLALLLAGLILVLLSLLNPGEPSFREPLVPTLGPESSLTLTSLPITYTLTPPVGVGESILWEGRPRWGVGVAIGPISRYNIKPLRLGWYLDWRANAYPPRPEGIEYVQMVRLRGGKLNPTPDKIAEIAKLNPGSLWLIGNEPDVKWQDNVEPALYAKLYHQAYKTIKTADPTAKIGIGGVSQPTPLRLKYLELILQAYRAQFGEEMPVDVWNIHNFILREERGSWGVDIPPGIQEDRGELYEIDDSGNIEIFRRHIINFRRWLAERAFQNYPLVMSEYGIPMPEDYGFPPERVIAFLWSTFEFFLTATDPALGYPADGYRLVQRWCWYSLDAPDTYYPQGRLFDPKTGEMTAIGKGWVEYTSALLGKENEAYVEW, via the coding sequence GTGCCTAAAAGGCCTTTGCCTTTATGGAGTGGCTTAGCCCTACTATTAGCTGGGCTTATCCTTGTCCTTCTTTCCCTGCTTAATCCTGGCGAGCCTTCTTTTCGTGAGCCTCTTGTCCCAACCCTCGGCCCTGAAAGCTCGCTTACTTTAACATCGCTTCCTATAACCTACACTCTGACGCCTCCTGTCGGAGTGGGGGAATCAATCCTTTGGGAAGGCAGGCCCCGCTGGGGTGTGGGGGTTGCAATCGGGCCAATTTCAAGATATAATATAAAACCGCTTAGGCTGGGATGGTACCTGGACTGGAGGGCAAATGCCTACCCTCCCAGACCTGAAGGGATTGAATATGTTCAAATGGTCAGACTCAGGGGTGGGAAGCTTAATCCTACCCCGGATAAAATCGCAGAGATAGCTAAACTTAACCCGGGCTCTTTATGGCTCATAGGGAATGAACCAGATGTAAAGTGGCAGGACAATGTAGAACCAGCTCTTTATGCAAAGCTTTACCACCAGGCTTACAAAACCATAAAAACGGCTGACCCAACAGCGAAGATAGGCATTGGTGGTGTATCGCAACCGACCCCTCTCCGTTTGAAGTATCTTGAACTAATCTTACAAGCTTACAGAGCCCAGTTTGGGGAAGAAATGCCTGTAGATGTCTGGAACATCCACAACTTCATCCTTCGGGAGGAGAGGGGTTCGTGGGGGGTTGATATCCCTCCGGGGATTCAGGAAGACCGGGGGGAACTTTATGAGATTGACGATAGCGGAAACATAGAGATATTTCGCCGCCACATCATAAACTTCAGGCGGTGGTTGGCGGAGCGCGCTTTTCAAAACTATCCCCTCGTAATGTCCGAATATGGCATACCGATGCCTGAAGACTATGGTTTTCCTCCGGAGCGAGTCATAGCCTTTCTCTGGAGCACCTTTGAATTCTTCCTGACGGCCACTGACCCAGCCCTGGGCTACCCTGCGGATGGCTACCGTTTAGTCCAGCGCTGGTGCTGGTACAGCCTGGATGCCCCCGATACCTACTACCCTCAAGGTCGCCTTTTTGATCCCAAAACCGGCGAAATGACGGCGATAGGAAAGGGATGGGTAGAGTATACATCAGCCCTGCTGGGTAAGGAAAATGAGGCCTATGTTGAATGGTGA
- a CDS encoding DUF4012 domain-containing protein yields the protein MKQKRFSLFLIILGTLLLLVWATEVARAALSLRTHLREVNTLMENAGKNLPDPAILCSLVHDLRSDVKVLTKQAGWIAWLAPALSWLPGIGKDMRDTPYLLATADHLTSAGAMACEALGPAFGLLEGNISISSIELILPHLAAARPSLEGALWEIEQAIGAWGQVDLTNLSPPLARRLALLNRALPLLKAGLNAALIAPDLLGFDGPRTYLILAQNEDELRPTGGFITGVGQVSVQNGRLVSMVFRDSYAVDDFSLPYPDPPEPLRRYMGIDLWVFRDSNWSPDFPTAARQAIALYRPGVPVQVNGIIALDQFALRELVGAIGPLTVEGETVTRETVIPYIRQAWAPEEGKLTGEWWLQRKSFMDALARAAWERLQSGSVNGRTLARTLLRLLEEKHLIIYFSDPRAQALLAEQNWDGALRPGVGDFLMVVDANVGYNKANAKVQESIRYEVDFGHQPPRATLTLIYTHTAPTGTPCVPESRYDPVYELMMDRCLWSYLRIYIPQGSKLIDATRIPVPGEAIWSGEPESGEITVKPAEEALLLSLAVLVLLPPGTSQTRSFTWELPEKVITWRGDEGAYTLRIQKQPGTVGHSLQVRIHLGDSFTLLAADPSPSAIEDSTLVFETRLDRDREFKLRFLKTKKTAAIAEPPGFALADFIVQ from the coding sequence ATGAAACAAAAGCGTTTTTCTCTTTTTCTTATAATCCTGGGAACTCTGTTGCTCCTCGTCTGGGCAACAGAAGTGGCCCGCGCTGCGCTTTCCCTGCGCACTCACTTGCGAGAAGTAAACACTTTGATGGAAAACGCCGGGAAAAACTTGCCTGATCCTGCCATCCTCTGCAGCCTTGTACACGATCTCCGCAGTGATGTGAAGGTGCTAACAAAACAAGCTGGCTGGATAGCATGGCTTGCCCCAGCTCTGAGCTGGCTTCCTGGCATAGGCAAGGACATGCGTGACACCCCATATCTACTGGCGACTGCTGATCACCTCACCAGCGCAGGCGCCATGGCCTGCGAAGCTTTAGGCCCTGCTTTTGGCCTTCTGGAAGGAAATATTAGCATCTCCTCTATTGAGCTCATCCTGCCCCATCTGGCGGCTGCGCGGCCTTCGTTGGAAGGCGCGCTCTGGGAAATAGAGCAAGCCATAGGAGCATGGGGACAGGTAGACCTTACAAACCTTTCCCCTCCTCTGGCCCGCCGACTTGCGCTTCTGAACCGGGCTTTGCCTCTATTGAAGGCTGGCTTGAATGCTGCCCTTATAGCTCCCGACCTTCTGGGCTTTGACGGCCCCCGCACCTACCTCATCCTGGCCCAGAACGAAGATGAACTCCGCCCAACAGGTGGTTTCATCACCGGTGTGGGCCAGGTGTCGGTGCAGAACGGGCGTCTGGTCAGCATGGTCTTCCGTGATAGCTATGCAGTAGACGATTTCTCCCTTCCATACCCTGACCCCCCGGAACCTCTCCGGCGGTATATGGGTATTGACTTGTGGGTCTTCCGAGATAGCAACTGGTCGCCCGATTTCCCCACCGCAGCGCGTCAGGCCATTGCCCTTTACAGACCTGGTGTTCCTGTTCAGGTGAACGGCATAATTGCACTGGATCAATTCGCCTTGCGGGAACTGGTTGGCGCCATCGGCCCGCTGACCGTCGAAGGAGAGACCGTCACTCGGGAAACAGTCATCCCTTACATACGCCAGGCTTGGGCGCCGGAAGAAGGAAAACTGACAGGCGAATGGTGGCTACAGCGTAAGTCCTTCATGGATGCGCTTGCCAGAGCTGCCTGGGAACGCCTCCAGAGCGGTTCTGTAAATGGCCGGACCCTGGCCCGGACACTTCTCCGGCTTCTGGAGGAAAAGCATCTTATAATCTACTTCTCTGACCCCCGGGCCCAGGCCCTTCTGGCCGAACAAAACTGGGATGGTGCCCTTCGCCCAGGGGTAGGTGATTTCCTGATGGTGGTGGATGCCAATGTTGGATACAATAAGGCCAATGCAAAAGTCCAGGAGTCTATTAGATATGAGGTAGACTTCGGACATCAGCCACCGCGTGCTACGTTGACCCTTATTTACACCCATACCGCTCCAACAGGGACCCCCTGCGTTCCGGAGTCTCGCTACGACCCCGTCTATGAGCTGATGATGGACCGTTGCCTCTGGAGTTATCTTCGTATCTACATACCCCAGGGCAGCAAATTGATAGATGCCACCCGAATTCCAGTGCCGGGAGAAGCCATCTGGTCGGGCGAGCCAGAATCTGGCGAAATCACAGTCAAGCCAGCAGAAGAGGCACTATTGCTTTCCCTAGCTGTTCTGGTCCTCCTGCCTCCAGGCACGAGCCAGACCCGTTCTTTTACCTGGGAATTGCCGGAAAAAGTTATAACCTGGCGTGGTGACGAGGGAGCCTACACATTACGGATACAGAAACAGCCAGGGACAGTAGGTCATTCGCTTCAGGTGCGCATCCATCTGGGGGATAGCTTTACTTTATTGGCTGCCGACCCTTCTCCGTCCGCCATAGAAGACTCCACCCTTGTCTTTGAAACTCGCCTGGACCGCGACCGGGAATTTAAGTTACGTTTTCTGAAAACCAAAAAAACCGCTGCAATTGCTGAACCACCAGGCTTTGCTCTTGCGGATTTTATCGTTCAATAA
- a CDS encoding DUF2723 domain-containing protein: MPTLVLTAIYLFTMPHSITWAHWGADGGDLATAIACRRLPHPPGFPTYLLLGATFMRLPLGDPAWRLNLLSALSAAGAAGLTAAAVHRISFSVIAPVTASLSLGLAPLFWSQALITEVYGPAAFFSAVLLFQAINQTPAWISGAVWGIGIGVHPTLLFLAPLVVRRDREPFIRTALYSTIPALVVAGFLYGPVLLAWGRRPSPWADFSNLSGWWTYVSGQLYHGYIFGLPGVLWPRRFLAWAGLVARQFTPVGALMALWGLRYLWRYHRCLALATALAFGALSLYSIGYNTADSLVYLVPALPLVALWLGAGLDYLLCKCRRRIPYSPLTFCLLLLPALQGVLFWNQMDISRDCSAITWALDTLYAAPSDAILLTAQDGATFALWYVRDALRKRPDVWIVDWDLMSHAPYRRLLSAELGIDLSGNPEEILKNLKRPVIAVQAP, encoded by the coding sequence GTGCCCACCTTAGTTCTGACAGCCATCTACCTCTTTACTATGCCTCATTCCATCACTTGGGCTCACTGGGGTGCTGACGGGGGCGATTTGGCAACTGCTATCGCCTGTAGGCGTCTTCCCCATCCCCCTGGTTTCCCCACTTATTTGCTCCTTGGAGCAACTTTCATGCGCCTGCCTTTGGGTGACCCTGCCTGGCGCTTGAATTTGCTTTCAGCGCTTTCTGCCGCCGGAGCCGCCGGACTGACAGCAGCCGCAGTCCATCGGATTTCTTTTTCCGTTATCGCTCCCGTAACCGCCAGCCTTTCTCTGGGGCTGGCACCCCTTTTCTGGTCTCAGGCACTCATAACCGAGGTTTATGGACCCGCCGCTTTTTTCTCAGCTGTGCTCCTCTTTCAGGCTATCAACCAGACCCCGGCCTGGATTTCTGGTGCTGTGTGGGGGATCGGCATTGGTGTCCACCCTACTCTCCTTTTCCTGGCTCCGCTGGTGGTGAGGAGAGACCGTGAACCGTTTATCCGCACCGCTCTGTATTCCACAATCCCTGCTTTAGTGGTGGCTGGGTTCTTGTATGGACCGGTTCTTTTAGCGTGGGGGAGAAGGCCTTCCCCCTGGGCTGATTTTTCCAATCTGTCCGGATGGTGGACTTACGTGAGTGGTCAATTGTATCACGGTTATATCTTTGGCCTTCCAGGTGTTCTCTGGCCCCGGAGGTTTTTGGCTTGGGCTGGCTTGGTGGCCCGACAATTCACCCCCGTTGGCGCATTGATGGCCCTCTGGGGCTTGAGATACCTCTGGCGTTACCACCGGTGTCTGGCATTGGCCACTGCTCTGGCTTTTGGCGCCCTCAGTTTGTATTCAATTGGTTATAACACTGCGGACTCTCTGGTATACCTAGTCCCGGCTTTGCCCTTGGTTGCCCTATGGCTGGGAGCCGGCCTGGATTATTTGCTCTGCAAGTGCAGGCGGCGCATCCCCTACTCTCCTCTCACCTTTTGTTTGTTGCTTCTTCCAGCCCTTCAAGGTGTTCTTTTCTGGAATCAGATGGATATAAGCAGGGATTGCTCCGCCATAACCTGGGCTCTGGACACCCTGTATGCTGCTCCGTCGGATGCCATCCTTCTCACCGCTCAGGATGGAGCCACTTTCGCCCTCTGGTATGTCCGCGATGCTCTGAGGAAGCGTCCCGATGTCTGGATCGTGGACTGGGACCTTATGAGCCATGCCCCATATCGCCGGCTCCTGAGCGCAGAGTTGGGAATTGATCTGTCTGGAAACCCGGAAGAAATCCTGAAAAACCTGAAACGCCCGGTTATTGCTGTTCAGGCTCCATGA
- a CDS encoding glycosyltransferase, whose product MSSIRYSVIVPAYQAEATIGYCVRALNAQTIPRNLYEIIVVDDGSTDQTALVAHQAGADRVLTIPHEGPAAARNAGVEIARGEIILFTDSDCEPWPDWLERMTAPFVDPEVMGAKGVYRTRQRALMARLTQLEYEFRYERMARLSSIDFIDTYAAAYRREVFLRYGGFANDIPIPSVEDIDFSFRLARAGHRLVFVPDARVWHIHPSNLRGYLTRKARYGFWRGLLYLWHPEKRKGDAHTDPALKKQFALLALMVLSLVGGLFWRPLVLGVAVALLAFLWTTLPFVRWAWTRDRAVALAWPWVTLLRGLFQGAGLAVGLAYHRFFKRRLFSEKRCLPEASAGHKSGLKL is encoded by the coding sequence GTGAGTTCCATTCGTTATTCTGTTATCGTACCAGCTTACCAGGCGGAAGCAACCATCGGCTATTGTGTCCGGGCTCTCAACGCTCAGACTATCCCCCGCAATCTTTATGAAATAATCGTGGTGGACGATGGCTCCACCGACCAGACAGCTCTCGTTGCCCACCAGGCTGGCGCAGATAGGGTGTTAACCATTCCTCACGAAGGCCCTGCCGCAGCCCGCAACGCTGGGGTAGAAATTGCGCGCGGGGAAATCATCCTCTTCACCGATTCCGACTGTGAACCCTGGCCCGACTGGCTGGAGCGGATGACGGCCCCCTTTGTAGACCCGGAAGTGATGGGGGCCAAGGGCGTCTACCGCACCCGGCAGCGGGCCCTGATGGCCCGTTTGACGCAACTGGAGTATGAGTTCCGCTACGAGCGCATGGCGCGGCTTTCGTCCATTGATTTTATTGACACTTATGCAGCAGCCTATCGGCGTGAGGTCTTTCTCCGTTACGGCGGGTTTGCTAATGATATTCCAATTCCTTCCGTGGAAGACATTGATTTCTCCTTTCGCCTGGCCCGGGCCGGACACCGGTTGGTCTTCGTGCCTGATGCGCGGGTCTGGCACATACATCCGTCCAATCTCCGGGGATATCTGACCCGGAAAGCTCGCTATGGATTCTGGCGAGGGCTGCTCTATCTGTGGCATCCGGAAAAGCGAAAGGGAGATGCGCACACTGACCCGGCATTGAAAAAACAATTCGCCCTTTTAGCACTGATGGTGCTTTCCCTGGTTGGCGGACTCTTTTGGCGTCCTCTGGTGCTGGGAGTGGCTGTAGCCCTGCTGGCCTTTCTGTGGACGACGTTGCCTTTTGTGCGCTGGGCCTGGACGCGAGATCGAGCAGTGGCACTGGCCTGGCCGTGGGTGACGCTTCTCCGAGGGCTCTTTCAGGGTGCAGGACTGGCGGTGGGGCTGGCCTATCACCGTTTTTTCAAGCGACGGCTATTTTCAGAGAAGCGCTGTCTACCAGAGGCTTCGGCTGGACATAAGTCAGGGTTGAAGTTATAA
- a CDS encoding flippase-like domain-containing protein: protein MKVENQLHWRWLGRWILGLAVAALSCWLLVRDLDWSGVLRAFMMADYRWVAAGVAGIIGTFFTRTRRWQALLWHTRVPTRPAMTALLVGQVINLALPMRSGDVVRAAWIAPEQQTGFPEALGSIAVEKVWDLLALLVCGIALLFWLPLPDWFAHSTEGTALALAVGGGALWAGLHWQETIFHWIGRLMARFPAGWDRRLLSVLHRLVNGLEGLRCFAVSTQAFLWTVLTWGLGAMVNWTVLAAFGIPSAPAALFLLAALMVGGTVPVPGRLGLFEGICVISLAFFGIPRDLALAAGVVLHLVVMGPPLVGAALLALWPSRLRGAR, encoded by the coding sequence ATGAAGGTTGAAAACCAGCTTCACTGGAGATGGTTAGGCCGCTGGATTTTGGGGTTGGCAGTAGCGGCTCTTTCCTGCTGGCTACTGGTGCGCGATCTGGACTGGTCCGGAGTGTTACGGGCGTTCATGATGGCTGATTACCGCTGGGTTGCAGCGGGCGTTGCCGGTATTATTGGCACATTTTTCACCCGCACCCGACGCTGGCAGGCTCTTCTCTGGCATACCCGCGTTCCCACACGCCCCGCAATGACTGCCCTTTTGGTTGGTCAGGTGATAAACCTGGCCCTTCCAATGCGGAGCGGCGATGTAGTGCGGGCCGCATGGATTGCCCCTGAGCAGCAAACGGGTTTCCCCGAAGCGCTGGGCAGCATCGCAGTGGAAAAGGTTTGGGATCTGTTAGCCCTCCTTGTCTGCGGGATTGCTCTTCTTTTCTGGCTCCCCCTCCCCGATTGGTTCGCCCATTCTACTGAGGGGACCGCTCTGGCTTTGGCGGTGGGTGGTGGAGCACTCTGGGCTGGCCTGCACTGGCAAGAAACCATCTTCCACTGGATCGGCCGCCTGATGGCCCGTTTCCCTGCCGGATGGGATCGGAGGCTTCTCTCCGTCTTACACCGTCTGGTCAATGGCCTGGAAGGACTCCGCTGCTTCGCTGTCTCTACTCAGGCGTTTCTGTGGACTGTGCTCACTTGGGGGCTGGGTGCAATGGTGAACTGGACCGTCCTGGCCGCCTTCGGGATCCCTTCGGCCCCTGCTGCCCTTTTCCTCCTGGCTGCCCTCATGGTCGGTGGCACTGTTCCCGTGCCAGGACGATTGGGTCTCTTTGAGGGCATCTGTGTGATTTCCCTGGCCTTTTTCGGGATTCCCCGCGACCTGGCTTTAGCCGCTGGAGTGGTTCTCCACCTGGTGGTGATGGGACCGCCTCTCGTTGGCGCTGCACTGCTGGCTCTGTGGCCAAGTCGTTTGAGAGGTGCGAGGTGA
- a CDS encoding polysaccharide biosynthesis tyrosine autokinase, translating into MEAIENKALAPEEEIDLRQYLRVLRRWLWLIALCTIIAAAAAYLVSVKVIKPVYRAQVSLMVEPRASSSGVLQYQDVLAGERIARTYAEILKSRPVLENVLIRLGFPPDIPENELPFKPSVQAVRDTQLIRVSVESLDPKLAADAANTLAQVFVEERAKSQAERFNTLKASLEAQLAKIEEDITRISEQRGKVQDPEDARNLDQQLISLRDMRTRLLASLYEIQLSEAQYTDLITIVERAEVPERPVRPRKLLNTVLAGILGGMLAIMVAFLLEYLDTSIKNPEQIEALTKLPVLGSIFEFESNPRGERETYIPMEHPRSHSAESFRVLRANLEFLSVDKPVGALCVTSPGPEEGKTSVALNLAIAMAQGGKKVALVDADLRRPKVHQILELTQSPGLSEALIARAPVEKYLKPWGKNLLVLTSGRLPPNPADILASQRMGELILELRDMADIVILDSPPILACADTVFLGKHADGLLMVAEWGRTDRSAFVEAVERARQGGLRVLGAVLNRVKLPSKGYYYYYYYSDSSEKKPWWKKLFRKRRKRKVREELLEGEAKGSF; encoded by the coding sequence ATGGAGGCAATTGAAAATAAAGCATTAGCTCCAGAGGAGGAAATTGACCTCCGTCAGTACTTAAGAGTATTGAGGCGCTGGCTGTGGCTTATTGCACTTTGCACCATTATCGCCGCCGCAGCTGCCTATCTTGTAAGCGTTAAAGTTATAAAGCCCGTATACAGGGCTCAGGTATCTTTAATGGTGGAACCGAGGGCGAGCTCTTCCGGCGTTTTACAGTACCAGGACGTTCTGGCGGGGGAACGCATTGCCAGAACTTACGCCGAAATCCTCAAATCAAGGCCCGTGCTGGAAAATGTGCTCATCAGACTCGGTTTCCCCCCAGATATACCTGAAAATGAGCTACCATTTAAACCCTCGGTCCAGGCGGTCAGGGATACGCAGCTAATCCGGGTGAGCGTTGAAAGCCTTGACCCCAAGCTTGCAGCGGATGCTGCTAATACCCTGGCACAAGTCTTTGTAGAGGAAAGGGCAAAGAGCCAGGCTGAGCGTTTCAATACTTTAAAGGCCAGTTTAGAGGCCCAGCTTGCCAAAATAGAGGAAGATATAACCAGGATTAGTGAGCAGAGGGGTAAGGTTCAGGACCCTGAGGATGCGAGAAATCTGGATCAGCAACTGATAAGCTTGCGAGATATGCGCACTCGCCTTCTGGCAAGCCTTTATGAAATTCAGCTTTCCGAAGCTCAGTATACCGACCTGATAACCATCGTGGAGAGGGCTGAGGTGCCCGAGAGGCCGGTTAGACCCCGTAAGCTCCTGAATACCGTCCTGGCTGGAATCCTTGGAGGAATGCTGGCCATTATGGTAGCCTTCCTCCTGGAATACCTGGACACGAGCATTAAAAACCCTGAGCAGATAGAGGCTCTAACTAAACTTCCCGTTTTGGGAAGCATCTTCGAATTTGAATCCAACCCCCGCGGGGAAAGGGAAACCTACATTCCCATGGAACACCCTCGTTCACATTCCGCTGAATCCTTCAGAGTCCTCAGGGCCAACCTGGAATTCCTGAGCGTAGATAAACCAGTCGGGGCTTTATGTGTAACAAGCCCCGGACCTGAAGAAGGAAAAACATCTGTAGCTCTGAACCTGGCGATAGCGATGGCCCAGGGAGGAAAGAAGGTGGCCCTTGTGGATGCGGACCTGCGTCGCCCAAAGGTTCATCAGATCCTGGAACTCACTCAGAGCCCAGGCTTGAGTGAGGCTCTGATCGCAAGGGCCCCTGTGGAGAAATACCTCAAGCCCTGGGGGAAGAACCTTCTGGTCCTCACCTCAGGCCGATTGCCCCCTAACCCGGCGGATATCCTGGCCTCTCAGCGGATGGGAGAGCTTATTTTGGAACTGAGAGATATGGCTGATATTGTAATCCTGGATAGCCCTCCCATTCTGGCCTGTGCCGATACAGTCTTTCTGGGGAAACATGCTGATGGCCTTCTTATGGTGGCTGAATGGGGACGAACGGATCGCTCAGCCTTTGTGGAAGCGGTGGAGAGGGCTCGCCAGGGAGGCCTCAGAGTCCTGGGCGCTGTTCTTAACAGGGTTAAGCTTCCATCAAAGGGTTACTACTATTACTACTACTATTCCGACTCCTCCGAGAAAAAACCCTGGTGGAAAAAGCTTTTCCGAAAACGCCGTAAGCGTAAGGTCAGGGAAGAGTTATTAGAGGGCGAGGCAAAAGGAAGCTTTTAA
- a CDS encoding C25 family cysteine peptidase, with amino-acid sequence MCYDLSWSSLPEASPEKRLKLTGFLKIALLLLMLAVGCSPNALPESQIWFLEVEKEGGYWLSPDFLADLGLHPEGDSPPAFSLSLEGNNVPLLFLRTPAGWGVFFYTPHYPTRYSSRTALKLEAGKKGAQIDLDGICPSPSVELSRGALSSIHLEEDKRYLPQAELEIPWLWDALYAPETLTFTVSLTEALPGPLTVTLQIWSHTAFPSTPDHELEMRWDGNLIGRWQWDGTGVYQFQARAELKDESTEHELTLESSLPPGTEASVLWVDYVEILYRRIVRPSGEIWLAEGEALKVEGNTSGIYAIDVTDPLDARGCHIPPDGVISTVPGHRYWIGDPQQAITPIEARPAFPLNPDGLKDVEYLVIAPPEFHKTLAPLMDLRKSQGLKVGLAEPRAIYDSFGEGRADPEAIRSLISSLPSLRYLLIVGDGTAVPEGYDGSLGKLLVVSPFTRTREIGETPADVLLGMKDGEPSVAVGRLPAASPDELTYMVNKTIHWERSGGTFYLLLVYDDEPEFMRAAEEIGQGVKEAGFYVEFASGRSEVLEILNRKKRVMLGYFGHASLTGFGDEGILKAEDAQDVIEPILVTAWGCLAAHFVHPSQESMAEAWLRSRRGAVVFLGPSGATALVEQRPLALAFYQALSQEKRLGDAWLRALKAQKGSPIIWGYALLGDPALFIKE; translated from the coding sequence ATGTGCTATGATCTTTCTTGGAGCTCTTTACCTGAGGCAAGCCCGGAAAAGCGGTTAAAGCTTACAGGGTTTCTGAAAATTGCTTTGCTTCTTCTAATGTTAGCGGTTGGATGTTCGCCCAATGCCCTTCCTGAGTCCCAAATATGGTTTCTGGAAGTAGAAAAGGAGGGCGGATATTGGCTTAGCCCAGATTTCCTGGCCGATTTAGGGCTTCATCCTGAAGGAGACTCCCCGCCTGCTTTTTCCCTTTCCCTTGAAGGCAATAATGTGCCTCTACTCTTTTTGAGGACACCGGCCGGCTGGGGAGTTTTCTTCTACACCCCGCATTACCCTACCCGTTATTCCTCTCGCACTGCCCTCAAGCTTGAGGCCGGTAAGAAGGGGGCCCAGATAGACCTTGACGGGATTTGCCCCTCCCCCTCCGTTGAACTCTCCCGAGGAGCTTTGAGCTCCATCCATCTGGAGGAAGATAAACGTTACCTGCCTCAGGCCGAACTTGAGATTCCCTGGCTCTGGGATGCTCTTTACGCCCCTGAAACCCTGACCTTTACCGTAAGCCTAACGGAAGCCCTGCCAGGGCCTCTTACCGTTACGCTGCAAATCTGGAGTCACACCGCTTTCCCATCTACACCGGATCACGAACTGGAAATGCGATGGGATGGGAACCTTATCGGTAGGTGGCAGTGGGATGGAACAGGCGTCTACCAATTTCAGGCTCGGGCAGAACTAAAGGACGAAAGCACGGAACATGAGCTGACTCTGGAATCCTCTTTGCCTCCTGGTACCGAAGCCTCAGTCCTTTGGGTGGATTACGTGGAGATTCTCTACAGGCGGATTGTGAGGCCTTCAGGAGAGATATGGCTGGCTGAAGGCGAAGCCCTTAAGGTGGAAGGGAACACTTCGGGAATTTATGCAATAGACGTGACTGATCCTCTGGATGCCAGAGGCTGCCATATCCCTCCTGACGGTGTGATTTCCACAGTGCCAGGCCACCGCTACTGGATAGGCGATCCCCAGCAGGCCATAACCCCCATTGAAGCGAGGCCTGCATTTCCCCTGAACCCTGATGGGTTAAAGGATGTTGAGTATTTGGTTATAGCTCCGCCGGAGTTTCACAAAACTCTCGCTCCTCTGATGGACCTTCGGAAAAGCCAGGGCCTCAAAGTAGGCCTGGCTGAACCCAGGGCCATTTACGACTCCTTCGGCGAGGGCAGGGCTGACCCGGAAGCAATCCGCAGTCTAATCAGCTCTCTCCCTTCTCTGCGCTATTTGCTAATTGTTGGAGACGGAACAGCTGTTCCCGAAGGTTACGATGGCTCCTTGGGTAAGCTCCTTGTCGTTTCGCCCTTTACCCGAACCCGTGAAATCGGAGAAACTCCAGCTGATGTCCTGCTGGGAATGAAAGATGGCGAGCCCTCAGTGGCGGTAGGGCGATTGCCAGCGGCTTCTCCGGATGAGCTGACTTACATGGTAAATAAGACCATCCACTGGGAAAGGTCGGGAGGGACCTTTTACCTTTTGCTGGTATACGACGATGAACCGGAATTTATGAGAGCGGCGGAAGAAATTGGGCAGGGGGTTAAAGAGGCGGGGTTCTATGTGGAATTCGCCTCAGGACGATCCGAAGTTCTTGAGATTTTGAACAGGAAAAAGAGGGTAATGCTGGGGTATTTTGGGCATGCCAGTTTGACAGGCTTTGGGGATGAGGGTATACTGAAAGCCGAAGACGCTCAGGATGTAATTGAGCCCATTTTAGTGACAGCGTGGGGGTGTTTGGCCGCGCACTTTGTGCATCCCTCCCAGGAATCCATGGCTGAAGCATGGCTTCGTTCCCGCCGCGGCGCAGTAGTTTTCTTAGGTCCAAGCGGAGCAACTGCTCTGGTTGAGCAAAGACCTCTCGCTCTGGCTTTCTATCAGGCTTTAAGTCAGGAAAAGCGCCTAGGCGATGCATGGCTTAGAGCCTTGAAGGCACAGAAGGGTTCTCCCATTATATGGGGCTACGCGCTTTTAGGCGACCCCGCTTTGTTCATAAAAGAATGA